ATTATTGCATAAATTAAAATTCGAATCTACATCCTAACTTGCTATAGAACTGAAAGGAGAGTTGCGTTTCTTTAATTTTAAATTTACATAGTAAAAGGAGCTCCAAATCTAAATGCAACTCTAGACTAAATTGGATTCTACACTCAACTCTTCAATCTTTTGAAACTCCAAAGGGGAGTTTTGACGCAGTCATAtacataaattaaaattaaatttaattcaaTCTACATCGTAACTCCTTGTAGAACTCAAACATaaattgcatttttttaatttttaaatttacattGTAAAAGGAGCTCCAAATGTAGACTACTTTGGATTCTACATTGAATTCAATCTAAAACTCCAAAAGGGATTTTTTGATAAAACTAAGTAAAAAATTATATAACTCTTCACTTTGAAGGTGAATTTTTCATACAATCTAagttaaaaaattatttatctCTTGTCTTTCTGAAACTCCAAAGGAGAGTTGTTGATACAACCaaagtaaagactttggattctagGTTGTTGATACAACCaaagtaaagactttggattctacATTGAACCCTAGTTCAGTTTGAAACTCCAAAGAAATTTTTTTGATACAATAACTAAAAAATTATATAACTCTTCAATCTATTTGAAACTTCAAAGAGAGATTTTTCATACAACCCAAGTTAAAAATTATATATCTCTTGTCTATGTGAAACTCTATTGGGAGTTTTTGATACAACCaaagtaaagactttggattctacATTGAATTCCAGTTTAAAACTTCAGAAATATTTTTGATTaaatcaaagaaataaatttttttataactCTTCAGTCTATCTGAAACTTCAAAATAGATTTTTGGTacaaccaaaataaaaaattatataactcTCTATCTGAAACTCCAAAAGAGTTTTTTGATACAACCAAAGTAAAGAATTCCAAGTATAGTTCGAACAAAATAATTTATGATATGGCAACCTGACTACTCACACTACACCCAAGGTAATACCTTAACCTAAGGCGAGAGGCTGATGCAATATCGATGTCATCACCAGAAAACTACCAAAAAATCAGGATTATTCCAAGCTGAAAGATAATTACCACCATATATTGAATAATAATCCTCTAACAAACCAAGAGAATTCTTCGGTGAATACAAATGAGGGGGTGTCAATTACAAAGTGACAGGTAAGCTGACAATCATGATTGTCATATATCCAGAGGGAAACTGACAGACTGAAGACAGCTAACTAGCAGTTATTAAAGCAGAGGACAAAGTCGCAATCAAGGGCCTAGTTTTAATCCCCTATTTAAGCATTATTGACCCCATATGGAGGGTGGAAAATGCTTCACAGCCGGCAATAGCAATTTGCAGCTGCTCATTCTACAAGACACCCAGCTCATCAATTGTACAACTAATGCTTTTGGACCCGTTTTCATACATGCCCACTTTCTGAAATCCACTCAAACTTTATCCAACCTGTAATCCCAATCACTTTATGCTGTCAACACTCTGTGACCAACCCCTCTCGTGGTTGGATTCAATATATAACTCCAAATGCCCGCTTTGTCATCTTCATAGATAACAGAAAGCGTTGGGTTTATGTTCTTCAACAAGGCAAATTACTGCTGTATTTGAGACCTGGAATACAGAGAATGCACAGTAACCCTAGCTTGTGAAGGCTTGTTTAAGTGTTGCAGGGAATGGTGTGGAAGAAAATCTCAGCAAAGCTGCATTCTGTTTGCTCTTCTATGTAGGAGTGGGTGAAGAATAGGCCTCATTGTGTTGGGGTCTGGTAGTGGGTATTGTAGGGAATGCAGTAAGAGAAGTTCTGCAGTCATAAAGCCTGTTGCTGTTTGTATCAAGGTTCCTATCTGAGCATTACAAGGAATTGGGTTTTTGATTTTGCAGGGAATGTGTTGAAAATCCAACACCAACCAGATCATTAGGCCAATACCAACTGTTGAAGGCATTTCAAGTCATTGGGCCTGTTCCTGCTGTTTCGAGGTTTTTAGAGGGAATCAGAAGCTTTGCTATTGCAGGGAATGCACTTGAGTCCTAAGAAACTTTGTGTTTTGTTCATAAAGATGGGATTTTGAATATACTATCATAACAGACGCATATTGGGTGCTGCAGGGAATGCATTGAGAGATTAAGAAGAGTATATTTTCATAATGGATCCTTGCTCGTTTGTGAAGGTCTTGGTAGGAGGTCTGGCATTGAGGATCCCAGTGGCATCCAAGCCCACCAAAACAGGAGTACATCCTACTGCTTCTCCATGCTTCTGTGAATTCAAGCTGCACAATTTTCCTCTGCAAACTGCAGTTGTTCCCCTGATTTCTCCGAGGTCATCTGATCCTGATGTTCATAATATATCAGCCAGCTTTCATCTTGAAGAAAATGAGGTGAAAAAGCTGTCTTCTTCATCTTCTCCATCCTGCTTAGGGTCCTCAAAACCCTTGTTGGATATTGCTGTTTATACAGGAAGACAAGGATCCACTTGTGGTGTGGCTTTGGGGAAGCTCTTGGGGAAATTCAGTGTCCCTGTGGATCTAGAGGGGGCTAATGAGAAGGCCATTGTTTTCCACACTGGCTGGGTTTCAATAGGGAAATCTAAACTGGACGGTGCTCAACTGCATCTGAATGTCAGAGCAGAACCAGATCTTCGCTACGTGTTTCAGTTTGATGGAGAAGTTGCATCCAGCCCTCAgattctccaaattcaaggcagtATTAGACAGCCAATTTTTAGCTGCAAGTTCACCTGTGACAGAAGCTCTAGGTCACGGTAAGCATTTCAAATATTTTCTCTGTATTTCTTGATGAATTGGCGTTGGCATTTGTCAAGTTTCTTTATTTTCTAGGTCTTTAAGATCATATACAATGAGTCATAAACAACAATAAAGCATATAGTAGTTTTCAGGCCCCAAGGCTTAAAGCATACGGATCATTATAATGGTATGATTGAATTTTTCTCAGATCAGTCGGCCCGTTGGTCGGTCCGAGTGCCATTCAGTTTTAACAGTATACCATTTAATGTCAATGGGTTTTTAGGGTTTAATTGCAGTAGAATATATTGAACCAGTACAAGCCCTTAGTATCTGTAAACTTTTTCCTGTCAAGTTTGAAACCGCATATAGGCATTAGATCTACAGGAATAAGGTTGCCTAAACAAAATCAGAGAAAGGGTTAAGAAATTTTGAATTGCATGAGTAGGCGTTTGTGGGTGAAACACTGATACTGTCCAGGgtaatttttttatgtatttagtACAGTTTCTGATCAGGTCTTGTTTCTCTCTACAGATCATTGCAACATGAAACTTCCAAGAAGAAAGGCTGGACTTGTTCATTTGGAAGCGATAGAGAACAAGATCGGAGAGAGCGCAAAGGATGGCTTGTAATGATTCATGATCTTTCTGGCTCTCCTGTTGCAGCTGCATCTATGGTCACTCCCTTTGTTCCCTCTCCTGGTTCTGATCGGGTAAGCCACTCAAATCCTGGTGCCTGGCTCATCCTCAGACCTGATCATAGGGGTGAGGACAGTTGGATCCCTTGGGGCCGCTTGGAAGCATGGAGAGAGCGAGGTGCCAGTGGTGGATTAGGGTGTAAATTTGAGCTCATGGCAGAGGGGGGTGGTTTGGCTGGGATGGGTAATGGACTGTTGCTAGCAGAATCAGTAATCAGTTCAACAAAGGGTGGCAAATTTCTTATAGACACTGGTCATGGCAAGGCAGCAGGTACTCCTATTGCTAACTCCCCTGTTTCAACCCCTCGCAGCAGTGGAGATTTTAATTTCAGCACATGGCCATTTCCTGCTTATGGAGGCTTTGTGATGAGCTCTACTGTTCAAGGAGAAAGAAAATGCAGTAAACCTGTTGTCCAACTAGCCATGAGACATGTGACCTGTATGGAGGATGCTGCAGTGTTTGTGGCCTTGTCAGCAGCAGTGGATCTAAGTAGGGATGCATGTCAACTGTTTACCCGAAA
The nucleotide sequence above comes from Cryptomeria japonica chromosome 11, Sugi_1.0, whole genome shotgun sequence. Encoded proteins:
- the LOC131036932 gene encoding uncharacterized protein LOC131036932, giving the protein MDPCSFVKVLVGGLALRIPVASKPTKTGVHPTASPCFCEFKLHNFPLQTAVVPLISPRSSDPDVHNISASFHLEENEVKKLSSSSSPSCLGSSKPLLDIAVYTGRQGSTCGVALGKLLGKFSVPVDLEGANEKAIVFHTGWVSIGKSKLDGAQLHLNVRAEPDLRYVFQFDGEVASSPQILQIQGSIRQPIFSCKFTCDRSSRSRSLQHETSKKKGWTCSFGSDREQDRRERKGWLVMIHDLSGSPVAAASMVTPFVPSPGSDRVSHSNPGAWLILRPDHRGEDSWIPWGRLEAWRERGASGGLGCKFELMAEGGGLAGMGNGLLLAESVISSTKGGKFLIDTGHGKAAGTPIANSPVSTPRSSGDFNFSTWPFPAYGGFVMSSTVQGERKCSKPVVQLAMRHVTCMEDAAVFVALSAAVDLSRDACQLFTRKLKKELCHQNSRSYC